One window of the Natrinema sp. CBA1119 genome contains the following:
- a CDS encoding RsmB/NOP family class I SAM-dependent RNA methyltransferase: MEPLERYRPIIDDFDAFLAACERPLGNAVRINTIKASVERTLAALAEEGIAYEQADWNPRVLDLETDSPGSTWTSFHGFTHGQEEVSAVPPVVLAPEPGERVWDCCAAPGGKATQIAALMDDRGTVVANDNNLGRISALRFNAERLGATSLAVTNADARNYSLSRFDFDEFDRTLVDAPCSCEGTIRKNPDALDNWSEGHVSSVAGIQKGIIRRAIQATREGGTVVYSTCTFAPEENEAIVQHALDTESCRVVDFDLGLEHSPGLTEWDGETFDSSLGNAARIYPHQNDTGGFFVAKLEVTAE, from the coding sequence ATGGAGCCACTCGAGCGGTATCGACCGATCATCGACGACTTCGACGCCTTTCTAGCGGCCTGCGAGCGGCCACTCGGTAACGCCGTCCGCATCAATACGATCAAGGCCTCCGTCGAGCGGACGCTCGCGGCCCTCGCGGAGGAAGGCATAGCCTACGAGCAGGCCGACTGGAACCCGCGCGTCCTGGACCTCGAGACCGACTCGCCGGGGTCGACGTGGACCTCCTTTCACGGCTTTACGCACGGCCAGGAGGAGGTCTCGGCGGTGCCACCGGTCGTCCTCGCTCCCGAGCCCGGCGAGCGGGTCTGGGACTGCTGTGCCGCTCCCGGCGGGAAGGCCACCCAGATCGCGGCCCTGATGGACGATCGGGGAACGGTCGTCGCGAACGACAACAACCTCGGGCGCATCTCCGCGCTGCGATTCAACGCCGAACGGCTCGGCGCGACCAGCCTCGCGGTGACCAACGCCGACGCGCGCAACTACTCGCTGTCCCGCTTCGACTTCGACGAGTTCGATCGAACGCTCGTCGACGCGCCCTGTTCCTGCGAGGGGACGATCCGGAAGAACCCCGACGCGCTCGACAACTGGTCTGAGGGGCACGTCTCCTCCGTCGCGGGGATCCAGAAGGGGATCATCCGCCGAGCGATCCAGGCCACCCGCGAGGGCGGGACCGTCGTCTACTCGACGTGTACCTTCGCGCCCGAGGAGAACGAAGCCATCGTCCAGCACGCGCTCGACACCGAATCCTGCCGCGTCGTCGACTTCGACCTCGGCCTCGAGCACTCGCCGGGACTGACCGAGTGGGACGGCGAGACGTTCGACTCGAGTCTCGGAAACGCGGCCCGGATCTATCCACACCAGAACGACACGGGCGGCTTCTTCGTCGCGAAACTCGAGGTGACCGCCGAATGA
- a CDS encoding cupin domain-containing protein encodes MGYDTAAKTDPDSVIDEEWGGMWFLKDALATDELGISVLELEPGGKGMEHAEADSGQEEVYYVVAGTVDIELPDADETVTLETDEAIRLDPEETRQIHNGGDERAKLVLVGAPL; translated from the coding sequence ATGGGCTACGATACCGCAGCCAAGACCGATCCGGACTCAGTCATCGACGAGGAGTGGGGCGGCATGTGGTTCCTCAAGGACGCGCTCGCGACTGACGAACTCGGAATCTCCGTGCTCGAGCTCGAGCCCGGTGGCAAGGGGATGGAACACGCCGAGGCCGACTCCGGGCAGGAAGAGGTGTACTACGTGGTCGCCGGGACGGTCGACATCGAGCTTCCGGACGCGGACGAGACGGTGACGCTCGAGACGGACGAGGCGATTCGACTGGACCCAGAGGAGACCCGGCAGATCCACAACGGCGGCGACGAGCGCGCGAAGCTCGTGCTGGTCGGCGCGCCGCTGTGA
- a CDS encoding helix-turn-helix domain-containing protein has product MPQTGASATPRNDTQFFSVAEALAEESRRDIVADIVAHPQSLPSMKELEFTTGLHRTTVRDHLDTLIDAGIVEVVAFPRGQRTKGQPSKFYGLTESARELFDRNDIFVEEHWQELYSRVEKPDEVEAAENAPRPDR; this is encoded by the coding sequence ATGCCACAGACTGGTGCTTCGGCTACCCCTCGCAACGACACACAGTTCTTTAGCGTCGCTGAAGCGCTGGCAGAAGAATCACGGCGAGACATCGTTGCGGACATCGTTGCTCACCCGCAGTCCCTCCCCTCGATGAAGGAGTTGGAGTTCACGACCGGGCTGCACCGAACGACGGTTCGCGACCATCTAGATACCCTCATCGACGCAGGGATCGTCGAAGTCGTCGCGTTCCCCCGCGGACAGCGGACGAAAGGCCAACCAAGCAAGTTCTACGGTCTCACGGAGAGCGCTCGTGAACTCTTCGATAGGAACGACATCTTCGTCGAGGAACACTGGCAAGAACTCTACTCGCGCGTCGAGAAACCGGACGAGGTCGAAGCCGCGGAAAACGCCCCTCGTCCCGATCGGTAA
- a CDS encoding glutamate-cysteine ligase family protein, with translation MVAHESEPIRRSIEVEYWVIDDEGRLIEPGELVDASAGAEREFVEPLLEIKTTPCETTAELRDELFDRVESVVRRADELDRGLVPLATPIHAGEIPDRASDRTRIQDRVIGDDFEYVRHCAGTHIHVEQQPGREIDQLNALIALDPALALANSSPYFRGRNLAVGARSKLYRWMAYDGVPHQGRLWPYVNDAEEWTRRLERRYEDFVTAAIEAGADRATIESNFDPESAVWTPVQLRDTFGTVEWRSPDAALPSQIIQLADRVAEIVGHLGDADVRIEGRTGSVTEDAIVLPEFDAVIEYVNAAIREGVASDAVWSYLDRMGFDIAAYEPVSHEIDGLGPVCPADARRFRLDHAERLERDVRQASPITGD, from the coding sequence GTGGTAGCACACGAATCCGAACCGATACGACGGAGCATCGAAGTCGAGTACTGGGTGATCGACGATGAGGGACGACTGATCGAACCCGGAGAACTCGTCGACGCGTCGGCGGGTGCCGAACGGGAGTTCGTCGAACCATTGCTCGAGATCAAAACGACACCGTGTGAGACGACGGCGGAGCTGCGCGACGAGCTATTCGACCGGGTCGAGAGTGTCGTGCGACGTGCCGACGAACTCGACCGGGGACTCGTCCCGCTCGCGACGCCGATACACGCCGGCGAGATTCCGGACCGCGCGAGCGACAGGACGCGAATCCAGGACCGCGTCATCGGCGACGATTTCGAGTACGTCCGACACTGTGCGGGAACCCATATCCACGTCGAACAACAACCGGGACGCGAGATTGACCAGCTGAACGCGCTCATCGCACTCGATCCCGCACTGGCGCTGGCGAACTCCTCGCCGTATTTCCGGGGTCGAAACCTGGCCGTCGGGGCTCGATCGAAACTCTACCGCTGGATGGCGTACGACGGCGTCCCTCACCAGGGTCGGCTGTGGCCCTACGTCAACGATGCCGAGGAGTGGACCCGGCGTCTCGAGCGGCGATACGAGGATTTCGTGACGGCGGCCATCGAGGCGGGAGCCGACCGCGCGACGATCGAGTCGAACTTCGATCCCGAAAGCGCGGTGTGGACGCCCGTTCAGCTCCGCGACACGTTCGGGACCGTCGAGTGGCGCTCGCCCGACGCTGCCCTTCCGAGTCAGATCATCCAATTGGCCGATCGAGTGGCCGAAATCGTCGGTCATCTCGGCGACGCCGACGTGCGAATCGAGGGGAGGACCGGCTCCGTGACCGAGGACGCGATCGTCCTCCCGGAGTTCGACGCGGTCATCGAGTACGTCAACGCCGCGATCCGAGAGGGTGTCGCGTCGGACGCGGTATGGTCCTACCTCGATCGGATGGGGTTTGACATCGCCGCCTACGAGCCCGTATCACACGAAATCGACGGGCTTGGACCAGTTTGCCCCGCGGACGCGCGCCGGTTTCGGCTCGACCACGCCGAGCGCCTCGAGCGGGACGTTCGACAGGCCAGTCCGATCACCGGCGACTGA
- a CDS encoding SDR family NAD(P)-dependent oxidoreductase — MTTLTDETIIVTGASKGLGRSMALHLSELGANVVLVARSEDDLEAVADAADGETLVAPADVRDADAVDRVVESTLDRFGGIDTLINNAGISGLSFGEERRSLVETSEDEWDRIMDVNVKGVYLFTKHVLEAMLERGQKSGQIINVSSGLGRYAIPDAAAYITSKWGLEGFTQGVALEVEDDGITVNAIDPGGRVNTRIWEHLPDDERQEILQPDVMDDAAALLAAQGPDGVTGESMTAAEWEDRLE; from the coding sequence ATGACGACTCTCACCGACGAGACGATCATCGTGACCGGCGCGAGCAAGGGACTGGGACGTTCGATGGCGCTACACCTCTCGGAACTCGGGGCGAACGTCGTCCTCGTGGCCCGCAGCGAAGACGACCTCGAGGCCGTGGCCGACGCAGCAGACGGCGAGACGCTGGTCGCGCCGGCGGACGTTCGCGACGCCGATGCCGTCGACCGCGTCGTCGAGTCGACGCTCGATCGCTTCGGCGGGATCGATACGCTGATCAACAACGCCGGGATCTCGGGGCTCAGTTTCGGCGAGGAGCGCCGGTCACTGGTCGAGACGAGCGAAGACGAGTGGGACCGGATTATGGACGTCAACGTGAAAGGTGTCTATCTGTTCACGAAACACGTCCTCGAGGCAATGCTCGAGAGGGGACAGAAGTCGGGACAGATCATCAACGTCTCTTCCGGCCTCGGTCGCTACGCAATTCCGGACGCCGCAGCGTACATCACGTCGAAGTGGGGCCTCGAGGGGTTCACGCAGGGAGTCGCACTCGAGGTCGAGGATGATGGAATTACCGTCAACGCGATCGACCCCGGCGGTCGGGTGAACACGCGGATCTGGGAACATCTCCCCGACGACGAACGCCAGGAGATCCTGCAACCCGACGTGATGGATGACGCCGCGGCGTTACTGGCCGCGCAGGGACCGGACGGCGTCACCGGCGAGTCGATGACCGCCGCGGAGTGGGAAGACCGACTCGAGTGA
- a CDS encoding zinc ribbon domain-containing protein codes for MDDPGPYALLGRLAVAVFVMIAPTLCFLGLVRGLERLRDDDLITEWARTRGRDDAHDIAEHDDVLAVLANEIGVEADGSSTVRCPACGAANRAGVTYCRGCQHRFESS; via the coding sequence ATGGACGATCCGGGCCCGTACGCGCTCCTCGGTCGCCTCGCCGTGGCGGTCTTCGTGATGATCGCCCCGACGCTGTGTTTTCTGGGATTGGTCCGGGGGCTCGAGCGACTGCGGGACGACGATCTCATTACCGAGTGGGCGCGGACGCGAGGCCGCGACGACGCTCACGACATCGCGGAGCACGACGACGTACTCGCCGTGTTAGCGAACGAGATTGGCGTCGAGGCCGACGGCTCGTCGACGGTTCGGTGTCCCGCGTGTGGAGCGGCGAATCGAGCGGGCGTGACGTACTGTCGCGGCTGTCAACACCGGTTCGAGTCGTCCTGA
- a CDS encoding succinylglutamate desuccinylase/aspartoacylase family protein, which produces MRVAQLGSGTPEIAVVAGVHGDEPCGVRAIERLLDDRPTVERPVKLIVANEPALERQVRFVDEDLNRAFPGSPDATTHEGRLAHELVDELDGCLTFSMHSTQSHADPFAIVNGVNETAKDIVPQLPVAAMVETSNFAEGRLFSAIDTIEVECGLQGSETAAENADRLTRSFLTAVGALPGDTVRRDLPVYRLTDVIRKDQADTYEVFVENFTEVEAGAPFAAADGEKQVADESFYPVLMSSNGYRNVFGYSAEKVDVLETPATAD; this is translated from the coding sequence ATGAGAGTCGCACAGTTGGGGTCGGGAACGCCGGAAATCGCAGTCGTGGCGGGCGTCCACGGGGACGAACCCTGTGGCGTCCGGGCGATCGAACGCCTTCTCGACGACCGCCCGACCGTCGAACGGCCCGTCAAACTCATCGTCGCCAACGAACCGGCGCTCGAGCGACAGGTGCGGTTCGTCGACGAGGATCTCAACCGCGCGTTCCCTGGCAGTCCGGACGCGACGACGCACGAGGGACGGCTTGCACACGAACTCGTCGACGAACTCGACGGCTGTCTGACCTTCTCGATGCACTCCACGCAGAGCCACGCCGACCCCTTCGCGATCGTCAACGGGGTCAACGAGACGGCCAAAGATATCGTCCCGCAACTGCCCGTCGCGGCGATGGTCGAGACGAGTAACTTCGCGGAGGGACGACTCTTCTCCGCGATCGACACCATCGAAGTCGAGTGCGGACTGCAGGGGTCGGAGACGGCCGCCGAGAACGCCGACCGACTGACGCGATCGTTCCTCACCGCAGTGGGCGCGTTGCCCGGCGACACCGTCCGCCGCGACCTCCCGGTCTACCGGCTCACCGACGTCATCCGCAAGGATCAGGCCGACACCTACGAAGTGTTCGTCGAGAACTTCACCGAGGTCGAGGCCGGCGCGCCGTTCGCTGCCGCCGACGGCGAGAAGCAGGTCGCCGACGAGTCGTTTTACCCGGTCCTCATGTCGTCGAACGGCTACCGGAACGTCTTCGGCTACAGCGCCGAGAAAGTGGACGTGCTCGAGACGCCCGCGACGGCTGACTGA
- a CDS encoding triphosphoribosyl-dephospho-CoA synthase — MRSPAQNAELALLLEVAGTPKPGNVDRHRDLAELRFEHFLAGAVGAREGLELAADGAAVGPAFERAVEEMAAQEGGNTQFGALLLLVPLVRAARDDLSQPVAEAVVRETTVGDAASFYRAFDHVDVGVDEPPADMTALDVRRGADAIPALEERGLTLFDIMERSVPGDDVAREWVRGFDRSFAAAERLAEADGTVSERTAAVFLSLLAERPDTLVATRHDEATAREVTDRAAALAADDALETDRDAVETFADDLVDRGINPGTTADVTAAGLFVALEHEAIGL, encoded by the coding sequence ATGCGATCGCCGGCACAGAACGCGGAACTGGCGCTGCTCCTCGAGGTGGCGGGGACGCCCAAACCGGGCAACGTCGACCGCCACCGCGACCTCGCGGAGTTGCGGTTCGAACACTTCCTCGCCGGAGCGGTGGGGGCCCGCGAGGGGCTCGAGCTGGCGGCCGATGGCGCGGCGGTCGGGCCGGCGTTCGAGCGGGCCGTCGAGGAGATGGCGGCCCAGGAGGGGGGAAACACGCAGTTCGGAGCGCTCCTGTTGCTCGTCCCGCTCGTGCGGGCCGCCCGCGACGACCTCTCCCAGCCCGTTGCCGAGGCCGTCGTTCGGGAGACGACCGTCGGCGACGCGGCGTCGTTCTACCGCGCGTTCGATCACGTCGACGTGGGCGTCGACGAGCCGCCCGCGGACATGACGGCCCTCGACGTCCGTCGGGGTGCGGACGCGATTCCGGCCCTCGAGGAGCGCGGACTGACGTTATTCGACATCATGGAACGAAGCGTCCCGGGGGACGACGTGGCTCGCGAGTGGGTCCGGGGATTCGACCGGTCGTTCGCGGCCGCCGAACGACTCGCCGAGGCGGACGGCACGGTCTCGGAGCGGACCGCGGCGGTCTTCCTCTCGCTGCTCGCCGAGCGGCCCGACACGCTCGTCGCGACGCGCCACGACGAGGCGACCGCCCGGGAGGTGACTGACCGCGCCGCGGCACTGGCCGCGGACGACGCTCTCGAGACGGATCGCGACGCCGTCGAGACCTTCGCCGACGACCTCGTCGATCGCGGGATCAACCCGGGGACGACGGCGGACGTCACCGCGGCAGGGTTGTTCGTCGCGCTCGAGCACGAGGCGATCGGGCTATGA
- a CDS encoding phosphoadenosine phosphosulfate reductase family protein codes for MAENFPDYVNVDYSDGDGEDPEAYPHIQDKIEKAIEVTREGLEEYENPAVMWTGGKDSTLTLYFIKEVADRFDLEVPPAVFIDHYQHFDEIHDFVDHWADEWDLEVIYARNEDVGEYVDERGLEPGDDIDISELSEHNQHHVENILEYEEDTFPFLLDTYVGNHLLKTVALNDALEEYDIDGVISGVRWDEQEARADETFFSPRHDPDIYPPHDRIQPILQFDEAAVWQAFWNFVVPDTVENFPEEGYVPESDTDLPEGVEQDDIPISPKYFAGFRSLGSEVSTEKANEDPAWLQDLEGTTERAGRAQDKEDLMERLRDLGYM; via the coding sequence ATGGCTGAGAACTTCCCCGACTACGTGAACGTCGACTATTCCGACGGCGACGGCGAAGATCCCGAGGCGTATCCCCACATTCAGGACAAGATCGAGAAAGCGATCGAGGTCACCCGCGAGGGCTTAGAAGAGTACGAGAACCCGGCGGTCATGTGGACCGGTGGCAAGGACTCGACGCTCACGCTGTACTTCATCAAGGAGGTCGCCGACCGATTCGATCTCGAGGTACCGCCGGCGGTCTTCATCGACCACTACCAGCACTTCGACGAGATCCACGACTTCGTCGACCACTGGGCCGACGAGTGGGACCTCGAGGTCATCTACGCGCGCAACGAGGACGTCGGCGAGTACGTCGACGAACGCGGCCTCGAGCCCGGCGACGACATCGACATCTCGGAACTCTCCGAGCACAACCAACACCACGTCGAGAACATCCTCGAGTACGAGGAGGACACGTTCCCCTTCCTGCTCGACACCTACGTCGGCAACCACCTGCTGAAGACGGTCGCGCTCAACGACGCGCTCGAGGAGTACGATATCGACGGCGTCATCTCCGGCGTCCGCTGGGACGAACAGGAGGCCCGCGCCGACGAGACGTTCTTCTCGCCGCGCCACGATCCGGACATCTACCCGCCACACGACCGCATCCAGCCCATCCTGCAGTTCGACGAGGCTGCCGTGTGGCAGGCCTTCTGGAACTTCGTGGTCCCGGACACGGTCGAGAACTTCCCCGAGGAAGGCTACGTCCCCGAAAGTGACACCGACCTCCCCGAGGGCGTCGAACAGGACGACATCCCGATTTCGCCGAAATACTTCGCCGGCTTCCGCTCGCTGGGCAGCGAAGTCAGCACGGAGAAGGCCAACGAGGATCCCGCCTGGCTGCAGGACCTCGAGGGGACCACCGAGCGCGCGGGCCGCGCCCAGGACAAAGAGGACCTGATGGAGCGCCTGCGCGATCTGGGCTACATGTAG
- a CDS encoding proteasome assembly chaperone family protein gives MAEIRVQGPEPELEEPTLVEGFPGVGLVGKIATDHLVEELEMRYYASVHCEGLPRIGVYRSGDRTARPPVRLYVSEEHDLIALQSDAPIASQAVESVADCLTGWIVEQGATPIYLSGLPAERDGETRPSLYGIATGNGGDRLEAANIPIPSEDGVITGPTGALINRAAQEDYGSLGLVVECSPQFPDPEAASVLLEDGIAPVTGLEIDVTELVDRAEEIRAKREQLAQQMQAIGQDESSQAQPLRMYQ, from the coding sequence ATGGCCGAAATCCGCGTGCAGGGACCGGAACCGGAACTCGAGGAGCCGACGCTGGTCGAGGGGTTTCCGGGCGTCGGCCTCGTCGGGAAAATCGCGACCGATCACCTCGTCGAGGAACTCGAGATGCGCTACTACGCGAGCGTCCACTGCGAGGGGCTCCCCCGGATCGGCGTCTATCGGAGCGGTGACCGGACCGCGCGTCCCCCGGTGCGGCTCTACGTCAGCGAGGAGCACGACCTCATCGCCCTCCAGAGCGACGCGCCGATCGCCTCGCAGGCGGTCGAGAGCGTCGCCGACTGCCTGACCGGCTGGATCGTCGAGCAGGGGGCCACCCCGATCTACCTGAGCGGACTCCCTGCCGAACGCGACGGCGAGACCCGACCCTCCCTCTACGGTATCGCGACCGGCAACGGCGGCGATCGACTCGAGGCGGCCAATATCCCGATTCCGTCGGAAGACGGCGTCATCACCGGGCCGACGGGGGCGCTCATCAACCGCGCCGCACAGGAAGACTACGGTAGCCTCGGCCTCGTCGTCGAGTGCAGCCCGCAGTTCCCCGACCCCGAAGCCGCGAGCGTCCTGCTCGAGGACGGTATCGCGCCGGTCACCGGCCTCGAGATAGACGTGACGGAACTCGTCGACCGCGCCGAAGAGATCCGGGCGAAACGGGAGCAGTTGGCCCAGCAGATGCAGGCGATCGGTCAGGACGAGAGTTCACAGGCCCAGCCGTTGCGGATGTACCAGTAG
- a CDS encoding aldo/keto reductase has product MGTEDAETIAPGTCPTASGMPMLGLGTWQNDDADQCAESVRTALETGYRHIDTAQAYGNEEAVGDGIAAADIDREDVFLATKLWHSNLAYDDVLETAQDSLDRLGVDSLDLLYVHWPSGTYDPEETLSALSELYDEGLIENVGVSNFLPDDLEVAVDVCDAPIFANQVELHPLLPQERIREACENYDIEVVGYSPLARGRVFNQAEIQEVAAKHDASEAQVSLAWAREKGITAIPKATGADHIGDNWESLIVELDREDINTIDAIDETSRQVDPDFAPWN; this is encoded by the coding sequence ATGGGAACTGAAGACGCCGAAACGATCGCTCCGGGGACGTGTCCGACCGCCAGCGGCATGCCGATGTTGGGTCTCGGCACCTGGCAGAACGACGATGCCGACCAGTGCGCCGAGAGCGTGCGGACGGCCCTCGAGACGGGCTACCGACACATCGACACTGCCCAGGCCTACGGCAACGAGGAGGCCGTCGGCGACGGTATCGCGGCCGCGGACATCGACCGCGAGGACGTCTTCCTCGCGACCAAGCTCTGGCACTCGAACCTCGCGTACGACGACGTTCTCGAGACGGCTCAAGACAGCCTCGACCGGCTGGGCGTCGACTCGCTCGACCTGCTGTACGTCCACTGGCCGTCGGGGACGTACGACCCCGAGGAGACCCTGTCGGCCCTCTCCGAACTGTACGACGAGGGCCTGATCGAGAACGTCGGGGTCAGTAACTTCCTCCCCGACGATCTCGAGGTGGCCGTGGACGTCTGCGACGCGCCGATCTTCGCAAACCAGGTCGAACTCCACCCGCTGCTCCCTCAGGAGCGGATCCGCGAGGCCTGTGAGAACTACGATATCGAGGTCGTCGGCTACTCGCCGCTGGCACGCGGGCGAGTCTTCAACCAGGCCGAGATTCAGGAGGTCGCCGCGAAACACGATGCCAGCGAGGCGCAGGTCAGCCTCGCCTGGGCGCGCGAGAAGGGAATCACGGCGATTCCGAAAGCGACCGGTGCGGACCACATTGGCGACAACTGGGAGTCGCTGATCGTGGAACTCGATCGAGAGGATATCAACACGATCGACGCGATCGACGAGACGAGCCGCCAGGTCGATCCCGACTTCGCCCCCTGGAACTGA
- a CDS encoding glutaredoxin has protein sequence MEFPPNQGLDQEEVDEQVAEALEENEVVLFMKGTELMPQCGYSRKALGLLDQHRDEFETVDVLESLDEFRRALSERSDWETIPQTFVDGEFVGGSDILEELEERNELAETLNAA, from the coding sequence ATGGAATTCCCACCGAACCAGGGTCTCGATCAGGAGGAAGTCGACGAGCAGGTCGCCGAAGCGCTCGAAGAGAACGAGGTCGTGCTCTTCATGAAGGGAACCGAACTGATGCCCCAGTGTGGCTACTCCCGCAAGGCGCTCGGGCTGCTCGACCAGCACCGCGACGAGTTCGAAACCGTCGACGTTCTCGAGTCGCTCGATGAGTTCCGGCGGGCGCTGTCCGAACGCAGCGACTGGGAGACCATCCCGCAGACGTTCGTCGATGGCGAATTCGTCGGCGGCTCCGACATCCTCGAGGAACTCGAGGAGCGTAATGAGCTCGCTGAGACGCTCAACGCCGCGTAA
- a CDS encoding DUF309 domain-containing protein translates to MDDHTRDPTVEPPAGNPTGWDPSAGRWEHATLRRATDCGVRLFNDGAYHESHDCFEAEWYNYGAGTAESKFCHGMVQVAAGAYKHVDFENDDGMRSLFETALQYLRGVPSDYYGVDVLAVRTALTNALEEPAAIDDWRIRLDDERPTARAVEYEYTDSLEE, encoded by the coding sequence ATGGACGACCACACACGCGACCCGACCGTCGAGCCGCCGGCTGGGAATCCGACCGGCTGGGATCCGTCCGCGGGTCGCTGGGAGCACGCGACGCTCCGCCGGGCGACCGACTGCGGCGTTCGGCTGTTCAACGACGGCGCGTACCACGAATCCCATGACTGTTTCGAGGCCGAATGGTACAACTACGGAGCCGGCACCGCGGAGAGCAAGTTCTGTCACGGGATGGTCCAGGTGGCTGCGGGAGCCTACAAACACGTCGATTTCGAGAACGACGACGGCATGCGGAGCCTCTTCGAGACGGCACTGCAGTACCTCCGTGGCGTCCCGAGCGACTACTACGGAGTGGACGTGCTCGCGGTCCGAACCGCGCTCACGAACGCCCTCGAGGAACCGGCTGCTATCGACGACTGGCGGATACGGCTGGACGACGAGCGACCGACCGCTCGAGCCGTCGAGTACGAATACACCGACTCGCTCGAGGAGTGA
- a CDS encoding sorbosone dehydrogenase family protein, with protein MEPRTSRRRFLTNAVAGATTGLAGFAKRSRADDATAPNALDAIDRVPNAVGLETLVDGLGMPVGLEFAPGADRRYVADRGGRIFAHESDGLRDEPFLDLRDTVRTGGERGLLGMTLHPDFAENRRLFVHFSAPRQSGTPADFDHTGILASFRATDDGRRVRRDTGRVVLEIPQPADFHNGGDLAFGPDGFLYVGIGAGGGGGGGGQDVTTDFLGSVLRLDVDDRTADRAYAVPDDNPLVGRTGLDEYYAWGFRNPWRLSFDDGDCFVADVGESDYEEVNRLEKGGNYGWNVREGTHCYREETCPNRSAERDGGGGEPFRDPIIEYPHPPTESAVSGVSVIGGYVYRGSTLPALEGTYVFGDFLPEGRLFAATRPDDGDGLWPTTVLEIDGETTLERLLSFSRDDRGEVYALGTGTGGGGVFRVVPAA; from the coding sequence ATGGAACCCCGCACCAGCCGACGGCGATTCCTGACGAATGCGGTCGCCGGCGCGACGACGGGTCTCGCCGGCTTCGCGAAACGGTCTCGAGCCGACGATGCCACGGCGCCGAACGCACTGGACGCGATCGATCGAGTCCCGAACGCGGTCGGCCTCGAGACGCTAGTCGACGGACTGGGGATGCCAGTGGGCCTCGAGTTCGCCCCCGGAGCGGATCGTCGATACGTCGCCGATCGCGGTGGCCGTATTTTTGCTCACGAATCGGACGGGCTCCGCGACGAGCCGTTTCTCGACCTGCGCGACACCGTCCGCACCGGTGGCGAACGCGGGCTACTGGGCATGACACTCCATCCGGATTTCGCCGAGAACCGCCGGCTGTTCGTCCACTTCAGCGCACCGCGTCAGTCTGGAACGCCGGCGGATTTCGACCACACGGGGATCCTCGCGTCGTTCCGAGCGACCGACGACGGAAGGAGGGTTCGCCGAGACACCGGCCGCGTCGTCCTCGAGATCCCCCAACCGGCGGACTTCCACAACGGGGGCGATCTCGCGTTCGGACCGGACGGGTTCCTTTACGTCGGCATCGGCGCGGGCGGCGGCGGAGGCGGCGGCGGTCAAGATGTCACGACGGACTTTCTGGGTAGCGTCCTGCGACTCGACGTCGACGATCGGACGGCCGATCGAGCGTACGCCGTCCCCGACGACAACCCGCTCGTTGGACGGACGGGCCTCGACGAGTACTACGCGTGGGGCTTTCGGAACCCCTGGCGGCTCTCGTTCGACGACGGCGACTGCTTCGTCGCGGACGTCGGCGAGAGCGACTACGAAGAGGTCAACCGCCTCGAGAAGGGCGGGAACTACGGTTGGAACGTCAGAGAGGGGACCCACTGCTATCGGGAGGAGACCTGTCCGAACCGCTCCGCCGAACGCGACGGCGGCGGCGGTGAGCCGTTCCGCGATCCGATCATCGAGTATCCGCATCCGCCGACGGAATCGGCGGTCAGCGGCGTGTCGGTCATCGGCGGCTACGTCTACCGGGGTTCGACGCTCCCGGCCCTGGAGGGCACGTACGTCTTCGGCGACTTCCTGCCCGAAGGGCGGCTGTTCGCCGCCACTCGACCCGATGACGGCGACGGACTGTGGCCGACCACCGTCCTCGAGATCGACGGCGAGACGACCCTCGAGCGACTGCTCTCATTCAGTCGCGACGATCGGGGAGAGGTGTACGCGCTCGGCACGGGCACCGGCGGGGGCGGGGTCTTCCGCGTCGTCCCCGCCGCGTGA